Proteins from a genomic interval of Silene latifolia isolate original U9 population unplaced genomic scaffold, ASM4854445v1 scaffold_330, whole genome shotgun sequence:
- the LOC141639301 gene encoding trihelix transcription factor ENAP2-like: protein MDRRSSYPYSRRSQFQRSYGEDDAVLASLNDSDDSGNNDEDNNDEDYRGHRFRHQIPTRHPRKHRKLSTLDYHFTPTPTPTPAETPNWSDQATFVLLEIWGDRFLQLGRSSLRSDDWSDVAERVSQATRSKLEVLDCRNRLNVLKAKYKREKVKWGGLGGGISKWVFYKKMDGLMTMSPRQLQQQEQCGLACGVDSGEFVFMNPRVYLDHSNALDEMRDSPGNSESGGSDEDEDEDEDEDEESDDEDEEGDDEEDEVEAEESYRLLSESIQRVGQIYEKIEDSKRHHMMELERMRAEFQRDLEVHKKEMVDRTTAEMEKLCEKGDQSSNCSAENVLGE from the exons ATGGATCGTCGATCAAGCTACCCTTACTCTCGCCGATCACAATTTCAACGCAGTTACGGCGAAGACGACGCCGTTTTAGCCTCTTTGAATGATTCCGACGATTCCGGCAACAACGATGAAGACAACAACGACGAAGACTACCGCGGCCACCGCTTCCGTCACCAAATTCCGACGCGCCACCCTCGTAAACACCGCAAGCTCTCAACTTTAGATTACCATTTTACCCCTACCCCTACCCCTACCCCCGCCGAAACCCCCAATTGGTCCGACCAGGCTACTTTCGTCCTTTTGGAAATATGGGGTGACCGGTTTCTCCAGCTCGGCCGGAGTAGTCTCCGGTCTGACGACTGGAGTGATGTTGCGGAGCGAGTTTCGCAGGCGACGAGGTCGAAACTGGAGGTTTTGGATTGTCGAAACAGGTTGAATGTGTTGAAAGCTAAGTATAAGAGGGAAAAGGTTAAATGGGGTGGTTTAGGAGGTGGAATTAGTAAGTGGGTATTTTATAAAAAGATGGATGGTTTGATGACAATGTCACCTCGGCAATTGCAGCAGCAGGAGCAATGTGGGTTGGCTTGCGGTGTCGATTCCGGTGAGTTTGTGTTTATGAATCCTAGGGTGTATTTGGACCACTCTAATGCCCTTGATGAGATGAGGGATAGCCCCGGGAATTCGGAATCCGGGGGtagtgatgaggatgaggatgaggatgaggatgaagaCGAGGAGAGTGACGATGAGGACGAAGAgggtgatgatgaggaggatgaggTTGAGGCCGAGGAGTCTTATAGGTTGTTATCAGAGTCGATTCAGAGGGTTGGGCAAATATATGAGAAGATTGAGGATAGTAAGAGGCATCATATGATGGAATTGGAGAGGATGAGAGCTGAGTTTCAGCGTGATTTAGAGGTTCATAAGAAGGAGATGGTCGATAGGACTACAGCTGAGATGGAGAAATTATGTGAAAAGGGTGATCAGAGTAGCAATTGCTCAGCTGAGAATGTTTTGGG GGAATGA